One Aegilops tauschii subsp. strangulata cultivar AL8/78 chromosome 7, Aet v6.0, whole genome shotgun sequence genomic window carries:
- the LOC109759601 gene encoding serine/threonine-protein kinase PBL36 isoform X1: protein MPPPSPPPRHRQERRGCGCWAVLARGLRGSCFRPAAAAAAAPAGAAVKGGHVYDAAETRYLNSSNRDLADHFQRKLGDENGVDASIEKKISPKLLEFTFQELKSATVNFRPDSILGEGGFGYVFKGWIEPNSTAPAKPGTGLTVAVKSLKENALQGHREWVAEVDFLGQLHHKHLVKLIGYCIEDDQRLLVYEFMARGSLENHLFRRTLPLPWPCRMKVVLGAAKGLAFLHVGPKPVIYRDFKTSNILIDAEYNSKLSDFGLAKAGPQGDKTHVSTRVLGTYGYAAPEYVMTGHLTTKSDVYSFGVVLLEVLTGRRSVDKKRPPGEQNLVAWARPYLSDRRRLYQLVDPRLGLNYSVRGVQKVAQICHHCLNRDSKSRPMMDEVVKHLTPLQDLNDMAAASYRPRSSPRGKARR from the exons atgcctcctccttctccgccgcCTCGGCACCGGCAGGAGCGCCGCGGGTGCGGCTGCTGGGCCGTGCTCGCGAGGGGCCTGCGGGGCTCCTGCTTCcgcccggcggcggcggccgccgccgccccggccgggGCCGCGGTCAAAGGCGGCCATGTCTACGACGCAG CGGAGACGAGATACCTAAACTCTAGCAATCGAGATCTTGCAGATCATTTTCAGAGGAAGCTTGGTGACGAAAATGGTGTTGACGCATCAATTGAGAAGAAAATATCACCCAAGCTACTTGAATTCACTTTCCAAGAGCTTAAATCTGCCACTGTTAACTTCAGACCAGACAGTATTCTTGGAGAAGGTGGATTTGGGTATGTGTTCAAGGGGTGGATTGAGCCGAACAGCACAGCTCCTGCAAAACCCGGCACTGGTTTGACTGTAGCTGTCAAAAGTCTGAAGGAAAATGCTCTTCAAGGTCATAGAGAATGGGTG GCCGAAGTTGATTTTCTGGGACAGCTGCATCACAAACATCTTGTTAAGCTTATTGGATACTGTATTGAGGATGACCAAAGGCTGCTTGTATATGAATTCATGGCACGGGGAAGTCTAGAAAATCATCTTTTCAGAA GGACTCTTCCCCTACCTTGGCCGTGCAGGATGAAGGTTGTTCTTGGTGCTGCTAAAGGTCTAGCCTTCCTACATGTTGGTCCCAAACCAGTTATTTACAGGGATTTTAAGACGTCAAATATTCTTATCGATGCG GAGTACAATTCAAAACTTTCAGATTTTGGGCTCGCAAAAGCTGGTCCCCAAGGTGATAAAACCCATGTCTCTACTCGGGTTCTTGGCACCTATGGCTACGCTGCGCCTGAGTATGTAATGACAG GCCACTTAACAACCAAGAGCGACGTATATAGCTTCGGAGTCGTTCTGCTGGAGGTGCTGACTGGCAGGAGATCAGTGGACAAGAAGCGGCCCCCGGGGGAGCAGAACCTAGTCGCGTGGGCGAGGCCGTATCTGAGCGACCGGCGAAGGCTCTATCAGCTCGTAGACCCTCGCCTGGGGCTGAACTATTCTGTCAGAGGGGTTCAGAAGGTTGCTCAGATCTGCCACCACTGCCTCAACCGTGACAGCAAGTCGCGCCCGATGATGGATGAGGTCGTTAAGCATCTGACGCCGCTGCAGGACCTTAACGACATGGCTGCCGCGTCGTATAGGCCCCGGTCATCACCCCGCG GAAAGGCGCGGCGGTGA
- the LOC109759601 gene encoding serine/threonine-protein kinase PBL36 isoform X2, translating to MPPPSPPPRHRQERRGCGCWAVLARGLRGSCFRPAAAAAAAPAGAAVKGGHVYDADHFQRKLGDENGVDASIEKKISPKLLEFTFQELKSATVNFRPDSILGEGGFGYVFKGWIEPNSTAPAKPGTGLTVAVKSLKENALQGHREWVAEVDFLGQLHHKHLVKLIGYCIEDDQRLLVYEFMARGSLENHLFRRTLPLPWPCRMKVVLGAAKGLAFLHVGPKPVIYRDFKTSNILIDAEYNSKLSDFGLAKAGPQGDKTHVSTRVLGTYGYAAPEYVMTGHLTTKSDVYSFGVVLLEVLTGRRSVDKKRPPGEQNLVAWARPYLSDRRRLYQLVDPRLGLNYSVRGVQKVAQICHHCLNRDSKSRPMMDEVVKHLTPLQDLNDMAAASYRPRSSPRGKARR from the exons atgcctcctccttctccgccgcCTCGGCACCGGCAGGAGCGCCGCGGGTGCGGCTGCTGGGCCGTGCTCGCGAGGGGCCTGCGGGGCTCCTGCTTCcgcccggcggcggcggccgccgccgccccggccgggGCCGCGGTCAAAGGCGGCCATGTCTACGACGCAG ATCATTTTCAGAGGAAGCTTGGTGACGAAAATGGTGTTGACGCATCAATTGAGAAGAAAATATCACCCAAGCTACTTGAATTCACTTTCCAAGAGCTTAAATCTGCCACTGTTAACTTCAGACCAGACAGTATTCTTGGAGAAGGTGGATTTGGGTATGTGTTCAAGGGGTGGATTGAGCCGAACAGCACAGCTCCTGCAAAACCCGGCACTGGTTTGACTGTAGCTGTCAAAAGTCTGAAGGAAAATGCTCTTCAAGGTCATAGAGAATGGGTG GCCGAAGTTGATTTTCTGGGACAGCTGCATCACAAACATCTTGTTAAGCTTATTGGATACTGTATTGAGGATGACCAAAGGCTGCTTGTATATGAATTCATGGCACGGGGAAGTCTAGAAAATCATCTTTTCAGAA GGACTCTTCCCCTACCTTGGCCGTGCAGGATGAAGGTTGTTCTTGGTGCTGCTAAAGGTCTAGCCTTCCTACATGTTGGTCCCAAACCAGTTATTTACAGGGATTTTAAGACGTCAAATATTCTTATCGATGCG GAGTACAATTCAAAACTTTCAGATTTTGGGCTCGCAAAAGCTGGTCCCCAAGGTGATAAAACCCATGTCTCTACTCGGGTTCTTGGCACCTATGGCTACGCTGCGCCTGAGTATGTAATGACAG GCCACTTAACAACCAAGAGCGACGTATATAGCTTCGGAGTCGTTCTGCTGGAGGTGCTGACTGGCAGGAGATCAGTGGACAAGAAGCGGCCCCCGGGGGAGCAGAACCTAGTCGCGTGGGCGAGGCCGTATCTGAGCGACCGGCGAAGGCTCTATCAGCTCGTAGACCCTCGCCTGGGGCTGAACTATTCTGTCAGAGGGGTTCAGAAGGTTGCTCAGATCTGCCACCACTGCCTCAACCGTGACAGCAAGTCGCGCCCGATGATGGATGAGGTCGTTAAGCATCTGACGCCGCTGCAGGACCTTAACGACATGGCTGCCGCGTCGTATAGGCCCCGGTCATCACCCCGCG GAAAGGCGCGGCGGTGA